A single genomic interval of Selenobaculum gibii harbors:
- a CDS encoding transporter substrate-binding domain-containing protein, with amino-acid sequence MLRKPILFYIIFLYLFAIFFSFGEVFAKEKKIIKVGYTNYANLIEKKSDGNFDGYGVNYLAEIAKYTGWEYEFINNTWGNSLDSLKKGDIDLMLPVKYTDERNEYFDYSKYPIGFESSVIYTNQADAYYNDAKFLEGKRIGIVKKSFESDTLTHYAKEYDFSYIPIEYESTGQMLTALEQQNVDAILSGSLFHPINLKVIAKFYPEPLYFITRKDDIDVMRSLNDALTQIKTHSPYFDTALYQKYYGNSDYSIQPFFTREEAELVQNMPPIKIGLISNRHPIAFKDASTGEMAGISKDILTLVSEITGLKFEFVPIPSGVNPLYYLQTNDISFVVYPSIDTPTLINNDFIIPSSLLTTSLMIVGRSGESYSASDKPTVAILSGLDVYDEIVKKNFPNCKITHLESVEECLNAVKNHKADLMIQNSYVLDYQLQNPQFEDLAIHPTALSYEQISIACLKSIDPRLITLLNKTINSLPKAEIDQCIIKNTVAKPYKFTIKDLIYKYEYPLICISILASFCIFLILYTLKQRHQHIKILQAKNKELSKAILQVKTVNEAKSRFLSNISQELRAPMNAIIGITELAKQNISNIPKMKFYLTKISFASKILQNIVNDVLDMSAIETSKLKISHTIFDLTQTLSTLNSMYYAQCKEKNIEFDLIIRGMTEEIVRGDQMRLNQILLNLLFNALKRTKQNGKIQLIVTQEDIKENKVYLQFTIFDTGIGIPSEIKKEIFHTLEQAFISDPIKFKGSGLELSIVKNLVDCMDGTISLKNVEKKGNFLQ; translated from the coding sequence ATGCTCAGAAAACCAATTTTATTTTATATTATCTTTCTTTATCTATTTGCAATTTTCTTTTCATTCGGTGAAGTGTTTGCCAAAGAGAAAAAAATAATTAAAGTCGGATATACCAATTATGCAAACCTAATTGAGAAAAAGTCTGATGGCAACTTTGATGGCTATGGAGTTAACTATTTAGCTGAAATTGCTAAATATACAGGTTGGGAATACGAATTTATTAATAACACTTGGGGAAATAGCTTGGATAGCTTAAAAAAAGGTGATATTGATTTAATGTTACCTGTTAAATATACAGATGAACGTAATGAATATTTTGATTATTCAAAGTATCCCATTGGCTTTGAATCGAGCGTTATCTACACAAATCAAGCAGATGCTTATTATAACGATGCCAAGTTTCTTGAAGGGAAACGAATTGGGATAGTAAAAAAAAGTTTTGAATCTGACACGTTAACACATTATGCAAAAGAATATGATTTTAGTTATATACCTATAGAATATGAATCTACTGGACAAATGCTTACTGCTTTAGAGCAACAAAATGTAGATGCTATATTAAGCGGGAGTTTATTCCACCCAATAAATTTAAAGGTGATTGCGAAATTTTATCCAGAACCGCTTTATTTCATTACTCGAAAAGATGACATTGATGTTATGCGTTCACTTAATGATGCATTAACGCAGATTAAAACCCATTCACCTTATTTTGATACAGCCTTGTACCAAAAATACTATGGAAATAGCGATTATAGTATTCAGCCTTTTTTTACACGCGAGGAAGCTGAACTCGTTCAAAATATGCCACCCATTAAAATAGGTCTCATTTCTAATCGTCATCCCATCGCTTTCAAAGATGCTTCCACTGGCGAAATGGCTGGAATTTCTAAAGACATTTTGACCTTAGTCAGTGAAATTACTGGTCTAAAATTTGAATTTGTTCCTATTCCCTCTGGAGTAAATCCACTTTATTACCTTCAAACAAACGACATTTCTTTTGTTGTCTATCCTAGTATAGATACCCCAACTCTAATAAATAATGATTTTATCATTCCAAGTTCTCTCCTTACAACCTCTTTAATGATTGTCGGTAGATCTGGCGAAAGTTATAGTGCGTCAGATAAGCCTACAGTCGCAATTTTATCTGGTCTAGATGTCTATGATGAGATTGTAAAAAAGAACTTTCCCAATTGCAAGATAACCCATTTAGAAAGTGTTGAAGAATGTTTAAATGCCGTAAAAAATCATAAAGCCGATTTAATGATTCAAAATTCTTATGTTCTTGATTATCAGCTGCAAAACCCACAATTTGAAGACCTTGCTATTCATCCCACTGCCCTTTCCTATGAACAAATATCTATAGCATGTTTAAAAAGTATCGATCCTCGACTTATCACCCTACTAAATAAAACTATCAATTCTTTACCCAAAGCTGAAATCGACCAATGTATTATTAAAAACACCGTAGCTAAGCCATACAAATTTACAATCAAAGATTTAATTTATAAATATGAATATCCGTTAATATGTATCTCTATATTAGCATCATTTTGTATTTTTCTTATTTTATATACCTTAAAACAACGTCACCAACACATCAAAATCTTACAAGCAAAAAACAAAGAATTATCTAAAGCCATTTTACAGGTCAAAACAGTAAATGAAGCTAAAAGCCGTTTCTTATCTAACATTTCACAAGAACTAAGAGCACCGATGAACGCAATTATTGGAATAACGGAGTTGGCAAAACAAAATATAAGTAACATCCCCAAAATGAAATTTTATTTAACGAAAATATCTTTTGCTTCAAAGATACTACAGAACATTGTAAATGATGTTTTGGATATGTCAGCAATTGAAACTTCTAAATTGAAAATTTCTCATACAATTTTCGATTTAACACAAACTTTATCTACTTTAAATTCTATGTATTATGCACAATGCAAAGAAAAAAATATAGAGTTTGATTTAATCATAAGGGGTATGACGGAGGAAATCGTTCGAGGCGACCAAATGCGCTTAAATCAAATTTTATTAAACCTTCTATTTAATGCATTAAAACGCACAAAACAAAATGGTAAAATCCAGCTTATTGTTACCCAAGAAGACATTAAGGAAAATAAAGTTTATCTACAATTTACAATTTTTGATACTGGAATTGGAATTCCAAGCGAAATAAAAAAAGAAATATTCCACACCCTTGAACAAGCGTTCATTTCTGATCCTATAAAATTTAAAGGTTCAGGGCTTGAGTTATCTATTGTAAAAAACTTGGTAGATTGCATGGATGGTACCATTTCTCTTAAAAACGTTGAAAAAAAAGGAAACTTTTTACAGTAA
- a CDS encoding LTA synthase family protein gives MANYWRQVLNWDNFYELLWQAGKLFLFLLFLVCGYRILFIGLMYTYLGLATEGVDIVTALFYGLRLSMKSMGLLTAIGFLVGCIGYLYRPYKGTQFLQITGCIWIVLLTLLFFARIPYYEQFHSGFNQLIFNTFKDDTYALFISLIEEFQLPVRLLGVGIAGFFICRIFLWWQNWGHVWRLPRMSKVNYTICLRVVFICLLYQAILWIRFGGSLSYVGDIDWENAGVTKDQLLNEAILDDVQALYRSYEMDSRLENSTGLAFEPEQIQHYAEALSGKKLNSNNLDDYLKHHAVGLREKPPQHVFLIVSESYANWPLLSKYENLHITDGVKEIINRSDSDYLGSMLPNGMSTISGVMGILTGFADANLYLTHLPEAYREAYPTAIAVNMKKLGYETCFWYAGPNSWERIHDFALAQGFDKFYGRGDYGETEGNVWGCDDEYLYNAVLDGSKNDKMSFNLVLNVSNHSPFTVDLEKAGFDKELVRNALPEEMKNDEDLLKKLGHFWYADKQLAHFVSKAREIYPDSIFIIVGDHADRLNIDKTPNRYERYAIPLIVSGVGIDKNSLPERAAGSHINITATLMELIAPKGFEYYALGESLTRGNVMGINYGFWITPDDIGITEIGPQPYRFNVNAQGEPDMKKINENVEMIRSISWWRSKYGNQLVEKKG, from the coding sequence ATTAAGGCTTAGTATGAAAAGCATGGGACTTTTAACAGCAATCGGTTTCTTGGTCGGTTGTATTGGATATTTATATCGTCCATACAAAGGAACGCAATTTTTGCAGATAACAGGCTGTATATGGATAGTTCTATTAACGCTGCTATTTTTTGCGCGAATTCCATATTATGAGCAGTTTCATTCAGGATTTAATCAATTGATTTTTAATACGTTTAAAGATGATACCTATGCATTGTTCATTTCTTTAATAGAAGAGTTTCAACTGCCAGTTCGTCTTTTGGGGGTTGGAATTGCTGGATTTTTTATTTGTCGTATTTTCTTGTGGTGGCAGAATTGGGGTCATGTATGGCGGTTGCCACGCATGTCTAAAGTGAACTATACGATTTGTTTGCGCGTGGTTTTTATTTGTTTACTTTATCAGGCGATTTTATGGATTCGCTTTGGTGGCAGCCTGAGCTATGTTGGGGATATTGATTGGGAAAATGCTGGGGTAACGAAGGATCAATTACTCAATGAAGCAATTCTCGATGATGTGCAAGCGTTATATCGCTCTTACGAAATGGATAGCCGATTAGAGAATTCTACAGGACTAGCGTTTGAGCCAGAGCAAATTCAACATTACGCTGAAGCTTTGTCGGGAAAAAAGCTAAATTCAAATAATTTGGATGATTATTTAAAGCATCATGCTGTTGGCTTGCGTGAGAAACCGCCGCAACATGTTTTTCTTATTGTTTCGGAAAGTTATGCAAACTGGCCGTTACTTTCTAAATATGAGAATTTGCATATTACAGATGGAGTCAAAGAGATAATCAATCGCTCCGATAGTGATTATCTTGGATCAATGTTGCCTAATGGGATGAGCACAATTTCTGGAGTCATGGGAATTTTGACAGGTTTTGCTGATGCAAATTTATATTTGACACATTTACCAGAAGCGTACCGTGAAGCGTATCCAACGGCAATTGCAGTGAATATGAAAAAACTTGGCTATGAGACGTGTTTTTGGTATGCAGGACCAAATTCGTGGGAGCGGATTCATGATTTTGCGTTGGCACAGGGATTTGATAAGTTTTATGGACGCGGTGATTATGGAGAAACAGAAGGTAATGTATGGGGCTGTGATGATGAATATTTGTACAACGCAGTGTTAGATGGTAGTAAGAATGATAAGATGAGCTTTAACTTGGTACTTAATGTATCCAACCACTCGCCGTTTACTGTTGACTTAGAGAAAGCTGGATTTGATAAAGAGTTAGTTCGAAATGCCTTGCCAGAAGAAATGAAAAATGATGAAGACTTATTAAAAAAATTGGGGCATTTTTGGTATGCAGATAAGCAGCTGGCCCATTTTGTAAGTAAGGCTCGAGAAATTTATCCGGACAGTATTTTTATCATCGTTGGTGATCATGCGGACAGATTGAATATAGATAAGACTCCAAATAGATACGAGCGTTATGCAATTCCGCTTATTGTTAGTGGTGTGGGGATTGATAAAAATAGCCTGCCAGAAAGAGCGGCAGGCAGTCATATTAATATCACGGCAACACTAATGGAGTTAATCGCACCAAAAGGCTTTGAATATTATGCATTGGGAGAAAGCTTGACGAGAGGCAATGTAATGGGGATAAATTATGGTTTTTGGATTACGCCAGATGATATTGGAATAACAGAAATTGGCCCACAGCCATATCGCTTTAACGTAAATGCACAGGGAGAGCCAGATATGAAGAAAATCAATGAAAATGTAGAAATGATTCGCAGTATTTCTTGGTGGCGTAGCAAATATGGGAATCAGTTGGTAGAGAAGAAAGGGTAA
- a CDS encoding response regulator, producing MPPLYKNIRILFIDDNVNSVEYASFILNQMNLTYDYAKSGESALDFIKAEYYELCFINYDLINKDPTLLKKLRETSLQNIFITIFSAYYLLHTIESIQADGANLVLTKPFFKSTLFDAFIALSTENHLNESTPHHSFNFSGHCVLLLESNDTNLKILYELLNITGIKIITANNGQKIVDKFLTASKNEFDLIFIDIDNLSLGGYQAIERIRNCTHDCAKTIPIIAIKSDLSITGEDSSEITDRIIKPIDARKLYPLLKKYIK from the coding sequence GTGCCACCTTTATATAAAAATATTCGCATTCTATTCATCGATGATAATGTTAACAGCGTAGAATATGCCTCATTTATTTTAAACCAAATGAATCTCACCTACGATTATGCAAAATCTGGGGAAAGTGCATTAGATTTTATTAAGGCGGAGTACTATGAACTATGCTTTATTAATTATGATTTGATTAATAAAGATCCTACACTTCTTAAGAAACTTCGCGAAACATCTCTTCAAAATATATTTATTACGATTTTTTCAGCATATTATTTACTTCATACTATTGAATCAATACAAGCCGATGGAGCAAATTTAGTTTTAACTAAACCATTTTTCAAATCTACTCTTTTTGATGCTTTTATCGCATTATCCACAGAAAATCACTTAAACGAATCTACACCCCACCATTCTTTTAACTTTTCCGGACATTGTGTATTGCTATTAGAGTCTAACGACACGAATTTAAAAATTCTTTATGAACTTTTGAACATTACAGGCATTAAAATTATTACAGCCAATAACGGGCAAAAAATTGTCGATAAATTTTTAACGGCATCCAAAAACGAATTTGATTTAATTTTTATTGATATAGATAATTTATCATTAGGCGGTTATCAGGCGATTGAGAGGATTAGAAACTGCACACATGATTGCGCAAAAACAATCCCAATTATCGCAATAAAATCAGATTTATCTATTACAGGTGAAGATTCGAGTGAAATAACCGATAGAATCATCAAACCTATTGATGCCCGTAAATTATATCCATTATTAAAAAAATATATCAAATAA
- a CDS encoding nuclease-related domain-containing protein yields the protein MAILHKGSRSLNVKASKYFLWSIILFLLPIAYWIYLFKFSDWSSFGNIYNYLPCIFFFMAYYYWRRAKIFRVGAKGEKQILKHLKKYLPNQYRIFTNCRLNEKNCADEIDILVVGENGIFAIEVKNHNGFIRGSEEEDEWKQEKIGKHGKTYCNKMKNPIRQTKRHARNIAQYLRSQGIRRQWVEGILVFSNPNASVFVKTTKTKVFTSSEDVENYILNYEPSTEFSRDDFKRTIKRLRMLC from the coding sequence ATGGCAATCTTGCATAAAGGAAGCAGAAGTTTAAACGTAAAAGCAAGTAAATACTTTTTATGGAGTATAATTTTGTTTTTATTGCCAATCGCATACTGGATCTATCTTTTTAAGTTTAGTGATTGGAGTAGTTTTGGTAATATATATAACTATTTGCCATGTATTTTCTTTTTTATGGCGTATTATTATTGGCGCAGGGCAAAAATATTTCGTGTTGGTGCAAAAGGGGAAAAACAGATACTAAAACATTTAAAAAAATATTTGCCAAATCAATATCGAATTTTTACCAATTGTCGATTGAATGAAAAAAATTGTGCAGATGAAATAGATATTCTAGTTGTTGGTGAAAATGGGATTTTTGCAATAGAGGTAAAGAATCACAATGGATTTATTCGTGGGTCAGAAGAAGAGGATGAGTGGAAGCAAGAAAAAATAGGTAAGCACGGAAAAACTTATTGTAATAAAATGAAAAATCCAATCAGGCAGACAAAACGTCATGCCCGTAATATTGCACAATATCTGCGTAGTCAGGGAATACGCCGTCAATGGGTGGAGGGAATTTTGGTTTTTAGCAACCCTAATGCAAGTGTTTTTGTAAAAACGACGAAAACAAAAGTGTTTACTTCGAGTGAAGATGTTGAAAACTATATATTAAACTATGAACCGAGCACTGAATTCAGTCGTGATGATTTTAAACGAACGATTAAGCGGTTGAGAATGCTTTGCTAA
- a CDS encoding TVP38/TMEM64 family protein — MQSIKTETYLKIFVLALLIFVIVAIYLFNPNFFPLLWAITTSGDIDKIAEYLRSFGVWAMLLSFIIDVLINALGFLPSIFISTANGVVFGIGWGVVISWLAETVGVVISFILMRSILRSSAERLIAKSNYLQKIDEFSGENGFKMMLIARTLPYFPSGIITAIGALSQISLRDYIIANLIGKFPSTALEVIIGHDAVNYDKNIDRLAIIVIVAVLVYGVILWYQRKFKK; from the coding sequence TTGCAATCAATAAAAACTGAAACGTATTTAAAAATCTTTGTGCTTGCTCTGCTGATTTTTGTTATTGTTGCCATATATTTATTTAACCCTAACTTTTTCCCTTTATTATGGGCAATTACAACGAGCGGCGACATTGATAAAATCGCTGAGTATCTACGCTCTTTTGGAGTTTGGGCAATGTTGCTTAGTTTTATCATAGATGTACTAATCAACGCGCTTGGCTTTTTACCATCAATTTTTATTTCAACCGCAAACGGTGTTGTTTTTGGTATTGGCTGGGGAGTTGTCATTTCCTGGCTTGCAGAAACAGTAGGTGTTGTCATTAGTTTTATTTTGATGCGTAGTATTTTACGCTCTTCCGCGGAGCGATTAATTGCTAAGAGCAATTATCTGCAAAAAATTGATGAGTTCAGTGGTGAAAATGGCTTTAAAATGATGCTAATCGCTCGGACATTACCTTATTTTCCCTCGGGAATTATTACGGCCATCGGAGCACTCAGCCAAATCAGTCTACGAGATTACATTATTGCCAACCTAATCGGCAAATTCCCCTCAACTGCACTAGAAGTCATCATTGGGCATGATGCTGTCAACTATGACAAAAATATCGATCGATTAGCAATTATAGTAATCGTTGCCGTCCTTGTATACGGCGTTATTCTCTGGTATCAAAGAAAGTTTAAAAAATAA
- a CDS encoding HD-GYP domain-containing protein, with product MEKHLFFDEFLHEIVEVLGTALDAKNPYTCGHSERVAELSLKIAKQMNFTKKEQLRIHIGAHLHDIGKIGIPDAILNKIGKLTGEEFAVMKNHTCIGAEIVGKISVLDSIIDIVRHHHERIDGNGYPDGLRGNEISIGARIVSIADAFDAMTSARAYRTALRTDEAVKELIRCSGTQFDSCIVQLCKNYNLFDIENHYQINYNKKARRDDFV from the coding sequence ATGGAGAAACATTTATTTTTTGATGAATTTTTGCACGAAATTGTTGAAGTGCTAGGAACTGCATTAGATGCAAAGAATCCATATACTTGTGGTCATTCCGAAAGAGTTGCGGAGTTATCTTTAAAAATAGCGAAACAGATGAATTTTACTAAAAAGGAACAGCTTCGCATTCATATTGGTGCTCATTTACATGATATAGGTAAGATAGGCATACCTGATGCAATTTTAAATAAAATAGGAAAATTGACAGGCGAAGAATTTGCGGTAATGAAAAATCATACTTGTATAGGTGCTGAAATTGTTGGAAAAATTAGTGTGTTAGATTCTATTATTGATATTGTTCGCCATCATCATGAGCGTATAGATGGGAATGGATACCCTGATGGATTGAGGGGAAATGAAATATCAATCGGTGCAAGAATTGTATCAATTGCAGATGCTTTTGATGCGATGACGAGTGCTAGAGCATATCGAACGGCTTTGCGTACCGATGAAGCGGTAAAAGAGCTCATCCGCTGCTCGGGAACGCAATTCGATTCATGTATTGTACAGTTATGTAAAAATTATAATTTATTTGATATTGAAAATCATTATCAAATAAATTATAATAAAAAAGCAAGGAGGGATGATTTTGTGTGA